In a single window of the Hoyosella subflava DQS3-9A1 genome:
- a CDS encoding aldehyde dehydrogenase family protein: MTSISEIDSQSGTMIQVENPATGEVLCSIRNMNAEDVQDLVARARSAQPQWAAMDFSQRARLVRAWRSWFIQHREHIIDLIVAENGKTREDALLAEVFYIADSMGFWAKNAAKYLAPESPRTHSPLVLGKKITVHYRPLGVVGVIAPWNYPLTLSIGDALPALMAGNSVVIKPSEYAPLAVQYVVQGALEVGFPQGVIVAASGGGATGASLVDRADMIQFTGSTRTGRQIASRCGERLIPCSVELGGKDPMIVLADANLERAANIAVEWSMRNSGQICMAVERVYVEESAYELFVDKVVKKVAALLQGLPGGYGTVDVGAITYPAQMDVIQSHVDDALEKGARILVGGNPGRGPGRFFEPTVLVDVDHTMKCMTEETFGPLLPIMKVSDADEAIHFANESTYGLGSSIFTRDIGKAEGLARRLVAGNTWINDAIMSYLAQEVPFAGSRESGLGGRHGAQGIRKYCDTHTILTTRFAPSHELTMFPNSARRSRAFERLLVLMFGRK; this comes from the coding sequence ATGACTTCTATCTCTGAGATCGATTCCCAGAGCGGAACAATGATCCAAGTTGAGAACCCTGCGACAGGCGAAGTGCTGTGCAGCATCAGAAATATGAACGCCGAGGATGTTCAGGATTTGGTAGCTCGTGCCCGATCCGCGCAGCCGCAATGGGCGGCAATGGATTTCAGCCAACGCGCACGACTGGTGCGAGCCTGGAGATCCTGGTTCATCCAGCATCGCGAGCACATAATTGACCTTATCGTTGCCGAGAATGGAAAAACACGGGAAGATGCGCTACTTGCCGAGGTTTTCTATATCGCTGACTCGATGGGATTCTGGGCTAAGAACGCTGCCAAGTATCTCGCCCCCGAGTCTCCGCGCACACACTCACCTCTTGTGCTGGGCAAAAAAATCACAGTACATTACCGGCCACTGGGCGTCGTGGGTGTTATTGCACCGTGGAACTATCCTCTCACCCTCAGTATCGGTGATGCGCTGCCCGCGTTGATGGCCGGCAACTCTGTTGTGATCAAGCCCAGTGAGTACGCACCTCTCGCTGTTCAGTACGTAGTTCAGGGCGCGCTCGAGGTCGGATTCCCGCAAGGCGTGATAGTAGCAGCCTCCGGCGGAGGGGCAACAGGGGCATCGCTCGTCGACCGTGCCGACATGATTCAGTTCACGGGTTCGACTCGCACCGGACGCCAGATCGCGTCTCGGTGCGGCGAACGGCTAATCCCCTGCTCCGTCGAACTCGGGGGAAAAGACCCAATGATCGTCCTTGCCGACGCGAACCTTGAACGCGCTGCAAACATCGCCGTCGAGTGGTCGATGCGCAACTCTGGCCAGATATGCATGGCCGTCGAACGCGTGTATGTCGAGGAGTCTGCCTACGAGTTGTTCGTCGACAAGGTCGTCAAGAAGGTAGCTGCGTTACTTCAGGGCTTACCGGGTGGCTACGGCACCGTCGATGTCGGCGCTATTACGTACCCCGCCCAAATGGATGTCATTCAGAGCCATGTAGATGACGCGCTTGAGAAGGGCGCCCGAATACTTGTCGGCGGAAATCCCGGACGTGGGCCAGGCAGGTTCTTCGAACCGACCGTCCTCGTCGATGTCGATCACACAATGAAATGCATGACGGAGGAAACCTTCGGGCCCCTCTTGCCGATCATGAAGGTCTCCGACGCGGATGAAGCGATTCATTTCGCGAACGAGAGCACATACGGTCTGGGATCAAGCATTTTCACGCGAGACATCGGGAAGGCCGAAGGGCTAGCACGCCGACTTGTCGCAGGAAACACCTGGATCAATGATGCAATCATGAGCTATCTGGCACAGGAAGTACCCTTCGCCGGTTCGCGCGAATCCGGCCTCGGCGGTCGTCACGGAGCACAGGGCATTCGCAAATACTGTGATACCCACACCATCCTCACCACCCGTTTCGCACCTTCCCACGAGCTCACCATGTTTCCGAATTCGGCAAGAAGGTCCCGCGCATTCGAACGCCTGCTGGTTTTGATGTTCGGCCGGAAGTAG
- a CDS encoding GMC family oxidoreductase, whose translation MSEQYDYIIVGAGSGGCAVAGRLTEDRAARVLLIEAGGSNRRLEVVAPAAFAKQFHSKLDWDYWTEPEAHLNGRRIFSPRGKVLGGSSSMNAMIYIRGNREDYDQWAADGADGWSYEDVLPYFRRAEHNEQFSNGFHGTAGPLNVTRIPNLDPVSSALIDAAEQALKVDRNDDFNGATQEGVGQFQVTQRKGMRCSAMDAYLRAGRRPNLTIRTRTLATKILIKHGRAAGVETTDRKGNLQRLLAKSEVILAAGAFNTPALLQHSGIGPAPYLRSVGVKPIEDLPAVGLHLMEHPLVYLTHELKEGQVGLFDAENPRHLVTWLRHRRGKLTSNVAEAGGHFRTDSSMPAPNFQVLFAPGFFYNHGAMSWDRPAATIAMSYIAPRSRGTVRIRSADPGRKPAVSYNMLADRSEMDEMVDAVTLAREIAAAAPAREVLGTEITPGTSVRTRDEIAAWIRTSVQHTYHPSCSARIGSPETGVVDANLKVHGIDGLRVADASVMPTIIRGNTNAATIMIGERCAAFARHEDLDASSGLTVAREAGAE comes from the coding sequence ATGTCAGAGCAATACGACTACATCATTGTTGGTGCTGGATCCGGTGGCTGCGCAGTGGCCGGGAGGCTCACCGAGGATCGGGCTGCCCGGGTTTTACTGATCGAAGCGGGCGGGTCGAACCGCAGGCTGGAAGTAGTGGCGCCTGCCGCCTTCGCCAAGCAGTTCCATTCGAAACTTGATTGGGACTATTGGACGGAACCAGAGGCACATCTGAATGGTCGCCGCATCTTCTCCCCCAGAGGCAAGGTGCTCGGTGGGAGCAGCTCGATGAACGCGATGATCTACATCCGGGGAAATCGTGAGGACTACGATCAGTGGGCGGCAGACGGGGCGGATGGATGGTCGTACGAGGACGTCCTGCCCTACTTCCGGCGCGCAGAACACAACGAGCAGTTTAGCAACGGCTTTCACGGCACAGCAGGCCCGCTGAACGTCACCAGAATTCCTAACCTTGACCCAGTCAGTTCGGCCCTCATCGACGCTGCAGAGCAAGCGTTAAAGGTAGACCGGAACGACGACTTCAATGGCGCCACTCAAGAAGGTGTAGGCCAGTTTCAGGTCACCCAGCGCAAGGGGATGCGTTGCAGCGCAATGGATGCGTATCTAAGGGCGGGCCGACGACCCAACCTCACCATCCGAACGAGGACCCTCGCTACGAAAATTCTGATAAAACATGGCCGCGCCGCGGGGGTCGAAACAACCGATAGGAAAGGAAATCTCCAGCGACTGCTGGCGAAAAGCGAGGTGATCCTCGCAGCCGGAGCATTCAACACTCCGGCGCTGCTCCAACATTCCGGTATCGGACCGGCTCCATATCTGCGCTCGGTCGGGGTGAAGCCAATCGAAGATCTGCCCGCAGTCGGGCTTCACTTGATGGAGCATCCGCTGGTTTACCTTACGCATGAGCTAAAGGAGGGGCAGGTCGGTTTGTTCGACGCGGAGAACCCTCGGCACCTGGTCACATGGCTGAGGCACAGGCGCGGCAAGCTCACGAGCAACGTTGCAGAAGCTGGTGGGCATTTCCGCACCGATTCCTCGATGCCCGCCCCGAATTTCCAGGTACTGTTTGCTCCCGGTTTCTTCTACAACCACGGTGCGATGTCCTGGGATAGACCGGCCGCGACCATCGCAATGTCTTACATCGCGCCGCGCAGCCGGGGGACCGTTCGGATCCGCAGCGCCGACCCAGGACGTAAACCTGCGGTCAGCTACAACATGCTAGCCGACCGATCAGAAATGGATGAGATGGTCGATGCCGTCACGCTCGCACGAGAGATCGCGGCCGCAGCTCCGGCACGTGAGGTCCTCGGAACCGAGATCACACCCGGCACCTCTGTGCGGACGCGGGACGAGATAGCCGCTTGGATACGCACGTCCGTCCAGCACACGTACCATCCCTCATGCTCGGCTCGAATCGGTTCACCGGAAACTGGTGTTGTCGACGCGAACCTGAAGGTCCACGGCATTGACGGCTTACGGGTGGCCGATGCATCTGTTATGCCGACCATCATCCGGGGCAATACGAACGCCGCCACTATCATGATCGGCGAACGATGCGCCGCTTTTGCCCGGCACGAGGACCTCGATGCTTCATCTGGCCTTACAGTCGCGCGGGAGGCGGGAGCGGAATGA
- a CDS encoding flavin-containing monooxygenase, whose translation MTTTSASSQLQLPDHEIVIIGAGISGIGTAIALQRAGIEDFVLFERGPDIGGTWRDNTYPGVGVDVPSHGYQFSFHLKPDWSRIFAKGAEVKAYIDSCAERYGIRAYVRLNCEVTSREWDEEAQFWRLTVGGQTVTARFVISAIGPFIRPKPPAIDGLTEFTGTVLQSTSWDHSVDLSGKRVAIIGTGASAVQIVPEIAQRVARLDVYQRTPIWVTPKPDFAIPRVATTIFHAFPPARRLARNGSARAMEAFLTGIALKHEKLVQVNRTGTRLLRGVWYRMQVRDERTRRRLTPDYDFGCKRPATSNTYLRTFNRTNVELITGPISRVTPSGITTSDGQERTVDVLILATGFCVATDPTNYIENPVRGRNGFDLATFYAENRARSYESVSLPGLPNHFIIFGPYGWVGGTWHDLVETATTHITRVIREARNRRATSVEVREEAADRWTKFAQQRMTRSLWALGNCDSANSYYYDGHGDTTFVRPTSTREAWAAARTFSLDDYEYRVTSAARTHASIRAGSEGLERPRITLRSLYGDHYSSRSASHPEQPRTSSTRTEN comes from the coding sequence GTGACAACTACAAGCGCATCTAGTCAGCTACAGCTGCCCGACCATGAGATTGTGATCATCGGGGCTGGAATCAGCGGCATCGGCACCGCAATCGCGCTGCAGCGCGCCGGCATTGAAGATTTTGTTCTGTTCGAGCGCGGACCGGACATCGGCGGCACATGGCGCGACAACACCTACCCTGGCGTCGGCGTCGACGTGCCATCACATGGCTACCAATTTTCATTTCATCTGAAGCCTGATTGGTCCCGCATCTTCGCCAAGGGGGCTGAGGTGAAGGCTTACATCGATTCGTGCGCAGAACGATACGGCATTCGGGCTTACGTCCGCCTAAACTGCGAGGTTACCTCCCGCGAATGGGACGAAGAGGCGCAATTCTGGCGCTTGACCGTGGGTGGCCAGACCGTGACCGCGCGGTTCGTGATCAGCGCCATCGGACCGTTTATTCGGCCCAAGCCCCCCGCGATCGACGGGTTGACAGAATTCACGGGTACGGTTCTGCAGTCCACCTCGTGGGATCACAGCGTCGACCTATCAGGTAAGCGCGTCGCCATCATCGGCACTGGTGCGAGCGCTGTACAGATAGTTCCTGAAATCGCACAGAGGGTAGCTAGGCTCGACGTTTACCAACGCACCCCGATTTGGGTAACCCCAAAACCGGATTTCGCAATTCCGCGGGTTGCGACCACCATATTCCACGCCTTTCCCCCAGCCCGGCGGCTCGCGCGAAACGGCTCTGCCCGCGCGATGGAGGCGTTCCTTACGGGTATTGCACTAAAACATGAAAAATTGGTCCAGGTTAACCGCACCGGCACACGTCTGCTTCGCGGGGTCTGGTACCGGATGCAAGTTCGAGACGAGCGCACCCGCCGACGGCTTACACCAGACTACGATTTTGGCTGTAAGCGTCCCGCAACTTCAAACACCTACCTCAGAACGTTTAACCGGACGAATGTCGAACTCATCACCGGCCCGATAAGCCGAGTTACGCCGAGCGGGATTACAACATCGGATGGGCAAGAGCGCACGGTCGACGTACTCATCCTCGCCACGGGTTTCTGTGTGGCGACGGACCCCACTAACTACATTGAAAACCCGGTCCGCGGCAGGAACGGCTTTGATCTCGCGACATTTTATGCCGAGAACCGGGCCCGCTCGTACGAAAGTGTTTCGCTCCCAGGATTACCAAACCACTTCATCATATTCGGTCCGTACGGATGGGTGGGCGGAACATGGCATGATCTTGTTGAAACCGCCACTACGCATATTACGCGTGTAATCAGGGAGGCTCGCAACCGCAGAGCGACTTCTGTTGAAGTGCGTGAGGAGGCGGCGGATAGATGGACAAAGTTCGCGCAACAGCGAATGACCCGGTCACTGTGGGCCCTCGGCAACTGCGACTCGGCAAATAGTTACTACTACGACGGCCACGGTGACACCACCTTCGTCCGTCCGACGTCCACTCGCGAGGCGTGGGCGGCCGCGCGCACGTTCTCTCTGGACGACTACGAATACAGGGTGACGTCAGCGGCGCGAACGCACGCATCAATCCGAGCGGGAAGCGAAGGGTTGGAGCGCCCAAGAATCACGCTACGAAGCCTCTACGGCGATCACTATTCCTCGAGATCCGCTTCTCACCCTGAGCAGCCGCGAACTTCTTCAACGCGTACGGAGAACTAA
- a CDS encoding Rieske 2Fe-2S domain-containing protein — MTKPVRTAWHAFERVVFRRGARFDGTRQSGHGLPLGTDAEVLMVGNQRVGIFHDKAGRTHLVTAVCTHADWPLDFCRSSQTWECPRHGARFAVDGSVIDGPVSRPLDAVSIPTAQWENLPPDELCERLRREQ; from the coding sequence ATGACGAAGCCGGTGCGTACTGCGTGGCATGCGTTTGAGCGAGTGGTATTTCGGCGTGGGGCTAGGTTTGATGGCACGCGTCAGAGCGGCCACGGCCTCCCGCTAGGTACCGACGCGGAGGTGCTAATGGTCGGCAATCAACGCGTCGGCATTTTCCATGACAAAGCGGGCCGGACCCACCTCGTCACGGCTGTGTGCACCCACGCTGACTGGCCGCTCGATTTTTGTCGTTCATCGCAAACGTGGGAGTGTCCGCGGCATGGGGCACGGTTTGCTGTCGACGGTAGCGTCATCGACGGTCCGGTCTCACGCCCTCTCGATGCGGTGAGTATTCCCACTGCACAGTGGGAAAACCTTCCCCCGGACGAACTGTGCGAACGTTTGAGGCGTGAGCAATGA
- a CDS encoding SDR family NAD(P)-dependent oxidoreductase, with translation MRLQSLFSTERRTYGTDAVVTGSGSGIGRAFALELNRRGGRVVCADRDLVSAQETVASIAESGGNAFAVQCDVSDAEQVRDLASTAERWFGNTTRLLINNAGIGAGGKPIGESSLTDWRQAIEVNLFGVIHGCQTFVPLFRERNCGGVINIASAASFVSAPRMGPYSASKAGVLSISETLSSELAGTGIVVTVACPSMVKTNLADSEAIDAVAAQRAKRLMNLIGATPESVAHAILNAHDRGNLHVLPQIDARLVWRIKRAIPGPYTRALGLVEQMMR, from the coding sequence ATGAGGTTGCAGTCCTTATTCAGCACTGAGCGACGAACGTACGGCACCGACGCCGTCGTCACAGGTAGCGGCAGTGGCATCGGTCGCGCTTTTGCACTCGAACTTAATCGCAGAGGCGGGCGTGTGGTGTGCGCTGACCGAGACCTCGTCAGCGCACAGGAGACTGTCGCGTCAATTGCCGAATCCGGCGGAAATGCTTTCGCTGTCCAATGTGACGTATCTGATGCCGAGCAGGTACGTGACCTCGCAAGCACAGCCGAGAGATGGTTCGGCAACACCACGCGTCTCCTCATCAATAACGCAGGAATCGGCGCCGGAGGCAAGCCAATTGGCGAAAGCTCGTTGACGGATTGGCGCCAGGCGATTGAGGTAAACCTGTTTGGCGTTATTCACGGGTGCCAGACCTTCGTCCCGTTGTTTCGCGAGCGCAACTGCGGAGGTGTCATCAATATCGCGTCGGCAGCCAGCTTCGTATCCGCTCCCCGAATGGGCCCTTACAGCGCTAGCAAGGCTGGAGTCCTCTCGATCTCTGAGACACTTTCTTCTGAACTGGCCGGAACCGGCATTGTGGTGACTGTCGCATGTCCCAGCATGGTGAAGACGAACCTTGCCGACAGCGAAGCCATCGACGCAGTAGCCGCTCAGCGGGCGAAAAGACTGATGAACCTGATTGGGGCAACGCCAGAATCGGTCGCACACGCAATACTAAATGCGCATGACCGTGGCAATTTACATGTTCTGCCGCAGATCGATGCGCGGCTGGTGTGGAGAATCAAGCGTGCCATTCCTGGGCCGTACACTCGCGCGCTCGGCCTCGTAGAGCAGATGATGCGCTGA
- a CDS encoding MlaD family protein, producing MGITYLTVSVVRLDGFREHSTATMVLTNSGSLGPRSPILLSGVRVGEITNVENIQDGVAVEMRLDRRFQVPLSSSVIIENLSALGEPYVLFTPTSAEGPYVEDGQRIDTQAIQMPLSIPDVAGVVTAFLDQLDPETIASLIDSLHQAMSGIEDVMPSLERSTRLLAATLLDRTPELQMMLTNLQTIGGDMEWLGPSMESAGPLWADFGFKVEIVVEALAKFVRLPNVPEAYIEGNGLVAFLPKLTEKLDEIGPDLQQLAPIIAPLANDLGAAPPMDLSRLISQSLGSTSADGSIRLNIEVE from the coding sequence GTGGGGATCACTTATCTGACCGTCAGCGTTGTGCGCCTCGACGGGTTCAGAGAACATTCCACAGCGACCATGGTGCTAACCAATTCGGGAAGCCTTGGGCCGCGTTCGCCGATCCTGCTCTCCGGCGTTCGGGTGGGAGAGATCACCAACGTGGAGAACATCCAAGATGGTGTAGCTGTCGAAATGCGCCTGGATCGGAGATTTCAGGTGCCGCTGAGCAGCAGCGTGATAATCGAGAACCTTTCGGCACTTGGTGAACCTTATGTCCTCTTCACACCAACTTCCGCAGAAGGTCCCTACGTTGAGGATGGACAGCGCATCGACACTCAGGCGATCCAGATGCCCCTGTCAATCCCGGACGTCGCCGGCGTGGTGACCGCTTTCCTGGATCAGCTCGATCCCGAAACCATTGCCTCCCTGATCGACAGCCTGCATCAGGCGATGTCCGGAATCGAGGACGTGATGCCGTCCTTGGAGCGGTCAACACGGCTGCTTGCTGCGACGTTGTTAGACCGGACACCGGAACTCCAAATGATGCTGACGAATCTGCAGACGATCGGCGGTGATATGGAGTGGCTAGGCCCGTCTATGGAATCTGCTGGACCGCTCTGGGCTGATTTCGGATTCAAGGTCGAGATAGTAGTGGAGGCACTGGCAAAATTTGTCCGGCTGCCGAACGTCCCCGAGGCTTACATCGAGGGAAATGGTCTAGTCGCGTTTCTGCCAAAGCTCACGGAAAAGCTTGATGAGATAGGCCCCGACTTGCAGCAATTAGCGCCCATAATTGCCCCGCTTGCGAACGATCTGGGCGCAGCGCCACCGATGGACCTTAGCAGGCTGATTTCGCAGTCACTCGGCTCCACCTCCGCTGACGGATCGATAAGACTAAATATCGAGGTCGAATAG
- a CDS encoding MlaD family protein — protein sequence MTLCTKVALRPVLLAGALVMGGCALDPSAVPMPGTSVQGETYPLRVEFANTLNLPARAKVTYGGIQIGTLRQLTLIDPSDSREGYVVADLEISESVMLPVTTSAQLRQATILGDIYIALVAPPHDATDLLAPGGTIPVEQSVPAVQIEDVMAGISTFVGGGAFKHGQDIVFKTNAVLPADPAHTAVVSDVLGANLIDLSTSLEAVDAFLDGTTATTGAVLENDAALKALLTEEGATQAVRSMESLVATLGLFGSLGMVAHSLEWLTPFFASADGAAKAFMPLAFTARPLDLTAPSNLNMLVDLLRNKIIPFVEFGPTVNVVDVTIESNSTDLSRMPVDAQVDRIVETLRMIGVVR from the coding sequence ATGACCCTGTGCACGAAGGTTGCTCTTCGCCCAGTCCTATTGGCGGGGGCCTTAGTTATGGGGGGTTGCGCGCTAGATCCTTCAGCGGTACCGATGCCCGGGACGAGCGTTCAGGGAGAAACGTATCCGCTCCGTGTGGAGTTCGCGAATACTCTCAATCTGCCGGCCCGCGCCAAAGTAACCTATGGAGGGATACAAATTGGAACACTGCGACAGTTAACTCTCATTGATCCCTCCGATTCGCGCGAAGGTTATGTCGTAGCTGATCTGGAGATCAGTGAGTCTGTGATGTTGCCGGTGACGACGTCGGCACAGCTGCGACAAGCCACCATCCTCGGGGACATTTACATAGCTCTGGTTGCCCCTCCACATGACGCTACCGATCTGCTTGCGCCGGGCGGCACGATTCCGGTCGAGCAGTCCGTACCTGCGGTGCAAATCGAAGACGTGATGGCCGGGATTTCAACTTTCGTCGGAGGCGGCGCGTTCAAACATGGACAAGACATAGTGTTCAAAACGAACGCCGTCCTGCCCGCGGACCCGGCACACACCGCAGTGGTGTCGGACGTCCTCGGAGCGAACCTAATTGACCTTTCTACCAGCCTGGAGGCCGTTGATGCCTTCCTCGACGGCACGACGGCAACCACGGGAGCTGTGTTAGAGAACGACGCTGCACTCAAAGCCTTACTGACAGAGGAGGGCGCCACCCAAGCTGTTCGCTCAATGGAATCGCTGGTCGCGACGCTCGGTTTGTTCGGCTCGCTGGGTATGGTCGCGCACTCACTCGAGTGGCTCACGCCGTTTTTCGCGTCTGCCGACGGTGCCGCTAAGGCTTTCATGCCGCTTGCGTTCACTGCCCGACCGTTGGATCTGACGGCTCCGTCGAACCTCAATATGCTTGTAGATCTACTTCGGAACAAGATCATCCCGTTCGTCGAATTCGGTCCCACGGTTAATGTGGTCGATGTCACGATCGAATCCAACTCCACTGATCTGTCGCGTATGCCGGTAGATGCACAAGTCGATCGGATTGTAGAGACTTTGCGAATGATCGGAGTGGTCCGCTGA
- a CDS encoding MlaD family protein, whose protein sequence is MKTFLDSRGFMSVVGLLVLCAAIIAGYVVAFNPGKKVTSYCAMMPDTIGLYVGNDVTMLGIRVGKVTQIDPHGESVRVDFDIDAEHALRGEVSATTVSNTLVADRHLAVLSNGEQSEWDPGECITRTLTPKSMTQTLNAIGKLADELNGGGIPLDAQRVNRGISALDGATDGTGPQISHMIARLGVALDSPEGAVDHIGSLIDVLSELSASVADGWGGIKDMLIPFPDVLEFVNGKVWLPIAGIIDSLRILIPILNDITTTYGDGALPDLDRSVPTMQLIGANVESIGDIVNMIPPIISAFESSSDPVTGATVLRYAAPNSLMNPVDDEVCEALNALVPNGCPGGAHGPPSADLLPAILGRAGER, encoded by the coding sequence ATGAAAACATTTCTTGACTCGCGCGGCTTTATGTCGGTAGTGGGATTGCTTGTTTTGTGTGCGGCAATAATCGCAGGATATGTCGTCGCATTCAATCCGGGAAAGAAGGTGACTAGTTACTGTGCAATGATGCCTGACACTATCGGCCTTTATGTGGGAAATGACGTTACGATGCTCGGGATTCGAGTCGGCAAGGTTACGCAAATCGATCCGCATGGTGAATCGGTTCGCGTCGATTTCGATATCGATGCCGAGCATGCCCTGCGGGGTGAAGTATCGGCGACCACGGTATCAAACACACTGGTCGCGGATCGGCACTTGGCAGTATTGAGTAACGGTGAACAATCTGAGTGGGATCCAGGTGAATGCATTACACGCACGCTCACGCCGAAAAGTATGACTCAGACACTCAACGCAATCGGCAAGTTAGCCGACGAATTAAACGGTGGCGGTATTCCCCTCGACGCGCAGCGCGTGAACAGAGGTATCAGTGCTCTCGACGGCGCAACCGATGGCACAGGCCCGCAGATCAGCCACATGATCGCCCGATTGGGGGTGGCCCTGGACTCGCCAGAGGGCGCAGTGGATCATATTGGCTCGCTGATCGACGTTCTGAGCGAGCTATCGGCAAGCGTGGCAGACGGATGGGGCGGAATAAAAGACATGCTTATCCCCTTCCCTGACGTCCTAGAGTTTGTTAACGGGAAAGTATGGCTCCCCATCGCCGGCATTATCGACTCTTTGCGAATACTCATCCCTATTCTGAACGACATCACCACGACTTACGGCGATGGCGCGCTTCCGGATTTAGATCGATCCGTGCCGACAATGCAATTGATAGGCGCAAATGTTGAGTCGATTGGTGACATTGTCAATATGATCCCTCCAATCATCAGTGCATTTGAAAGTTCCTCCGATCCTGTGACGGGCGCCACCGTGCTGCGCTACGCGGCGCCGAATAGTCTGATGAATCCCGTCGATGATGAGGTTTGCGAAGCACTGAATGCACTAGTGCCAAACGGTTGTCCTGGTGGCGCCCACGGTCCACCAAGTGCTGATCTACTGCCAGCGATACTCGGACGGGCAGGTGAACGATGA
- a CDS encoding MlaD family protein, whose product MQKLKSALRRAYFLAFTRSLTEAETARSQLRSGIVGAAVVVLALSGTTALYMAPIGKSTYTAELVEAGPIKVGDDVRIAGIPVGNVESLQLQENRVTLQFTVDKSVFVGDQSTLNIRMLTIVGGNYVALSPAGAEPLGDTTIPSHRVKLPYSLAQVFQDAAKPLREVDGATVRKNFASLEESLEVGPDGIRRSVDAVDSLIEILIKQREDVSRTLSIADEYLTAINTSKSSVGELMRRIRILETIVLDKRAEIQESLRVLDEALSRIAVIGPHWDDTIKPLLAANLGAARPELLRVDGELEATVRELHVLVASLQQFVGPDGLVLDHSRAEVGKQEVCIPVPGKAC is encoded by the coding sequence ATGCAGAAACTGAAATCGGCGTTACGCAGGGCCTACTTCTTGGCTTTCACCCGGTCACTGACAGAAGCCGAGACCGCCCGTTCTCAGCTAAGATCCGGGATAGTTGGCGCCGCCGTGGTTGTGCTCGCACTCTCGGGAACCACGGCCCTCTACATGGCTCCTATCGGCAAATCGACATACACTGCCGAACTTGTTGAAGCTGGCCCTATTAAAGTGGGTGATGATGTCCGTATCGCAGGGATTCCGGTCGGAAACGTAGAATCATTACAACTTCAGGAAAACCGCGTTACCCTTCAGTTCACTGTTGACAAAAGCGTATTCGTCGGCGACCAATCCACCCTTAATATCCGAATGCTCACGATTGTCGGCGGAAACTACGTCGCGTTGTCGCCGGCCGGGGCGGAACCATTGGGCGACACCACCATTCCCTCCCATCGGGTTAAGCTTCCCTACAGCCTGGCACAAGTATTCCAGGACGCCGCAAAGCCGCTCCGTGAAGTCGACGGGGCGACCGTGCGGAAGAATTTCGCTTCACTTGAGGAATCGCTGGAAGTCGGTCCGGATGGCATACGGCGCTCCGTCGACGCAGTAGACTCACTTATTGAAATTCTTATCAAGCAGCGCGAAGACGTATCGCGGACACTATCCATCGCAGACGAATACTTGACGGCAATAAATACTTCGAAGTCCTCGGTCGGAGAACTCATGCGCCGTATTAGAATACTAGAAACAATTGTTCTGGATAAGCGTGCCGAGATCCAGGAATCACTGCGGGTTCTTGACGAGGCGTTGTCTAGGATTGCCGTTATCGGTCCGCACTGGGACGACACAATCAAACCACTGCTGGCTGCGAATCTCGGAGCTGCCAGGCCCGAACTTCTCCGCGTCGACGGTGAGCTCGAAGCTACGGTGCGAGAGTTGCACGTCCTGGTTGCGAGCTTGCAACAATTTGTCGGCCCCGACGGACTAGTCCTGGATCATTCGCGAGCAGAAGTTGGAAAACAAGAAGTCTGCATCCCGGTACCAGGAAAAGCGTGCTGA